From one Lycium barbarum isolate Lr01 chromosome 6, ASM1917538v2, whole genome shotgun sequence genomic stretch:
- the LOC132599230 gene encoding uncharacterized protein LOC132599230 isoform X1, with translation MLRLMSESPDAVSFPAFRRNMAELLAMAMAVDDDDMNDGNVSVSSLDLNPIGSNESGYVPPSPEDVAWADSCLINDLAISDHGVDYLKHALPDAFTIFSAVMRDESPQQSRIFRTVEETGISGIVDDTIYDKDTESFWSRIISEDDFSPAYNEDLRLVEASDFEVDSENLDDDIFKVWELDIPDEEDMLVKLLNKALAGDLTPSGSENLGVVDDKLLDDIIAGLGDLSLNQSNH, from the coding sequence GAGAAATATGGCTGAACTTCTCGCCATGGCCATGGCTGTTGATGATGATGACATGAATGATGGCAATGTTAGTGTTTCTTCGCTTGACCTCAATCCTATAGGTAGCAACGAGAGTGGATATGTGCCGCCTTCACCTGAGGACGTAGCATGGGCTGACTCGTGCCTTATTAATGATCTTGCTATATCGGACCATGGCGTGGATTATTTGAAACATGCCTTACCGGATGCTTTTACAATCTTTTCCGCAGTGATGAGGGATGAATCTCCTCAACAATCTCGTATTTTCCGCACCGTCGAAGAGACAGGAATTTCAGGGATTGTAGATGACACGATTTATGACAAAGATACAGAAAGTTTTTGGTCCAGGATTATCTCAGAAGATGATTTTTCCCCAGCCTATAATGAGGACCTGAGATTAGTTGAAGCCTCCGATTTTGAAGTAGATTCGGAAAATTTGGATGACGACATATTCAAGGTCTGGGAACTTGACATTCCAGATGAGGAAGATATGCTTGTTAAACTGCTCAACAAAGCCCTTGCAGGAGACTTGACCCCTTCAGGTTCCGAAAATCTTGGAGTAGTGGACGATAAGTTACTTGATGATATTATTGCTGGCCTCGGTGACCTGTCTTTGAATCAATCCAACCACTGA
- the LOC132599230 gene encoding uncharacterized protein LOC132599230 isoform X2: MAELLAMAMAVDDDDMNDGNVSVSSLDLNPIGSNESGYVPPSPEDVAWADSCLINDLAISDHGVDYLKHALPDAFTIFSAVMRDESPQQSRIFRTVEETGISGIVDDTIYDKDTESFWSRIISEDDFSPAYNEDLRLVEASDFEVDSENLDDDIFKVWELDIPDEEDMLVKLLNKALAGDLTPSGSENLGVVDDKLLDDIIAGLGDLSLNQSNH; the protein is encoded by the coding sequence ATGGCTGAACTTCTCGCCATGGCCATGGCTGTTGATGATGATGACATGAATGATGGCAATGTTAGTGTTTCTTCGCTTGACCTCAATCCTATAGGTAGCAACGAGAGTGGATATGTGCCGCCTTCACCTGAGGACGTAGCATGGGCTGACTCGTGCCTTATTAATGATCTTGCTATATCGGACCATGGCGTGGATTATTTGAAACATGCCTTACCGGATGCTTTTACAATCTTTTCCGCAGTGATGAGGGATGAATCTCCTCAACAATCTCGTATTTTCCGCACCGTCGAAGAGACAGGAATTTCAGGGATTGTAGATGACACGATTTATGACAAAGATACAGAAAGTTTTTGGTCCAGGATTATCTCAGAAGATGATTTTTCCCCAGCCTATAATGAGGACCTGAGATTAGTTGAAGCCTCCGATTTTGAAGTAGATTCGGAAAATTTGGATGACGACATATTCAAGGTCTGGGAACTTGACATTCCAGATGAGGAAGATATGCTTGTTAAACTGCTCAACAAAGCCCTTGCAGGAGACTTGACCCCTTCAGGTTCCGAAAATCTTGGAGTAGTGGACGATAAGTTACTTGATGATATTATTGCTGGCCTCGGTGACCTGTCTTTGAATCAATCCAACCACTGA